Below is a window of Geomonas oryzisoli DNA.
GAGCCCTCCTGGGGCGACCATTTCGTGCACATCGCCTCCTTCGGCAAGACCTTCGCGCTCACCGGCTACCGTGCCGGGATGCTGGCCGCTTCGCAGAGGTTCATCGAGCACGCCCTGAAGGCCCAGGACACCATGGCGGTGTGCCAGCCCCGGGTCACCCAGCACGCGGTGCGGTACGGTTTCGAGCACCTTTCTGATTGGGTGGCGCAAAACCGGGTCATGATGGAGCGGCGCCACGAGGTGTTCCGGGCGGAGATGGTCAAGCCGGGGAATCCCTTCCGACTGGTGGCGAGCGGTCCCTTCTTCGGGTGGGTGGCGCATCCCTGTGCCGGTAAGACCGGACGGGAGGTGGCGAAGCGGCTGGTCGAGGAATCGGCGATGCTGCTTTTGCCCGGCGAGGTGTTCGGTCCGGGTCTGGAGGGGTACCTGAGGCTCGCCTTCGGGAACATCAGGGAGGAGACCATCCCCGAGGCGGTGCAGCGGTTCAGGGAATTCAAAGTCTGAAAACGGAGGAGAAAACCTTTAGAAGGAAAAACAAAACCATCGGCTACAGGGCGTCTGATTTACTCAGACAGTCTCCGTGGCCAATGGTTTTTTTTACATCGGACGGTTCACAGCGCTATCCTGCGGGGAACCTCAGCTTTTGGAGGCATCCAGCAGGGCAGCGATAAAGCCGGGATCGGCGAAGAGTTTCTGCATCCCCTGGGCGAGGGCTTGCTCAAGGGCGAGCCGCGCATTGTCTCCACCGGCGATCATGCCGTTGCGCTCGGCTCCCTCAGTCATGTACTGGCGAGAGAAGAGTAGGTTCCCCTTCTTCCCTTTGACGGTGATACCGAGGCTGCACTCGGCGATGGCGTCCACGGAGACGAAGCCCATCTTGAAGTCGCTGTAGAACTTGTTCAACTCGGCATCGACGGTGACAACGGCGTCGGGGCGGATGGCAAAGCCGCGCGCCTTCAGTTCCTGCTCCAGAGCCTTCTGGAACGTGACGCTTACGTCTTCGGCCGGTACGATGCGCGCCATTTCCATGCCGAAACCGTTCTTCTTGCAGCTGACCTTGTCCTGGATGAGCCGGCTGTCTTTTACCTTCACGTCCACCACCACCGACTGGGCGCCCTGAAGCGCGGTCACCCCCGACTGCGGCTGGTACTTCAACGCGATGGTGTCCGTTGTAATCGCGCATCCACAAACAGACATGACGGCGATAGCCGCCAATCCCAGAGCTACTAACCTCTTTCTCATGCTCCCTCCTCCGTATTGAATGTTGCTGCTCGCTTTGTGTGGCTGTTGGCACGATACTGCCAAGTACTGTAATCATTTCTTGTATTTATCGTGGCCATAGTAACCTCCCCTTTCTCTAAAGTGAAGAAGAAACTCACACTGTTCAAAAATCCTGAGCATAACCGACATTCCATCCCGACAAAGTTTCAATGAAGTTCTCTTCCGGCATCACCCCTTGTTGTGAGGGGTGCGAAAAAACCTCCACCTGTCTCTAAATGTAAACAGTACCCGGAAATCCATGACTGGAGCGGCGCGGCGCTCACATCCGCCCCAGTGGAACCATCAATTCGCGACACCCGTCACTATCGGCGCCAACTCTGTCGTGGGGTGTAAGTGTTTGATTGTTTGGATGAAAATAATTTGTGACTTCTGGCACGGTCCCTGTAATTACCTGGGCATTGGTTCGACCAAAAGCGGACTTGACCTGTAATAGAAAATGGGTGACGTGAAAACTACTGGGCGTAAAGGAGGAAACGGTTATGAGGCGATTAATGACGATGACAGCGGGGTTGATACTGACCCTGGCGTTGACGGTAGCCGCGAATGCTGCTCCGGCCGGGAAGGGAACGGCTCCAAAGACAGGAAAGGGCATCCAGAATGCCAAGAAGGTAGCGCAAAACAAGATGGAACGAAGCAAGAAGATGCAGGAATTGGAAAAGAAAGGGCATGCCAAAAGACATCAGGCGATGAAGAAGTAAGCCAGCAAAGAAACGACCTTGATATGTAAAAAGGAGGAAGTTATGGACAGGCTGAGAACAACATTGGTAGCGTGCCTGGCAACGCTGGTGATCACGCTGTGGGGACTGGCTCCCCCACCGGCACAGGCCATCGATGAAACGAAAGTCCCTCATTACTTCGGACCGGCTCCCAACTGGGCGCTGAGCCCGCTGCCGACGGTCGACCCGGTTACCGGTGCGGTCTCCGGCGGCATCAAGAAGTTCGTGAACAAACTCCCCGGCCTGGGCGAGACCAACGCGAACGACCTGGGGCAGTACCTCCCGGTCGCGGTCGCGGACACCACCACCTACCCGGGAGCGGACTACTACGAGATAGGCCTCGTGCAGTACCGCCAGAAGATGCACTCCGACCTGCCGCCGACCCTGCTGCGCGGCTACGTACAGCTTTCCACCTCGGTGGTCCCCGGCCAGCAGCTTCCCCTCACTAACGCGATGGTCGATGGCAGCACGGCAGCCATCGCCGGCTACACCGGCGTGACCCCGCCCAACTACCTCGGACCGGTCATCGTGGCCCAAAAGGACCGTCCGGTCAGGATACTGTTCCGCAACCTGCTCCCCAACAACGCGGGCGGCGACCTGTTCCTCCCGGTCGACTCCACCATGATGGGGTCCGGCATGGGGCCGATGTCGATGATGACGCCGATGGACGCCGGTACGGTAACCGACGATGTGCGCAACCCCATGTGCACCGCCAACCCCAAGTCCGACATGTGCTTCAAGGACAACAGGGCTACCCTGCACCTGCACGGCGGCGTGACCCCCTGGATCAGCGACGGTACGCCGCACCAGTGGACCACCCCCAAAGACGAGATGACCCCCTGGCCTGCCGGCGTGAGCGTGAAGAACGTTCCCGACATGCCTGATCCGGGTCCCGGCGCCATCACCTTCTTCTACACCAACCAGCAGAGCGCTCGTCTCATGTTCTACCACGACCATGCCTGGGGCATCACCCGCCTGAACGTGTACGCGGGTGAGGCTGCCGGCTACATCATTCAGGACCAGGCCGAACAGGCACTGCTGGACAAGGGGCTCATCCCCGACGGCAACAGCACCATCCCGCTCATCATTCAGGACCGCACCTTCGTACCGCAGGGGGACAAGGTTGCCCGCACCGGTCAGCTCTACGATCAGGATCCGACCTGGGATGCCGACCGCTGGGGCGGTTTCGGCAACCTCTGGTACCACCACGTCTACATGCCGGCGCAGAACCCGAGCGACCCAAGCGGCATGAGCGCCTTCGGCCGCTGGATGTACGGCCCCTGGTTCTGGCCCCCGGCCAAACCGATGTACCCGCCGATCAAGAACCCGCGCTACAACATGGACCCGGCGACCGCCTTCACCACGCCGCTGCCGGTTGCGTGCAACCTGAACGACCCGACCACCTGGCAGTACCAGACCGACCCGTTCTGCGAGCCTGAGATGATCCCTGGCACCCCGAACATCTCGGTGGGGATGGAGCAGTTCAACGATACGCCGGTGGTCAACGGCACCGTCTACCCGTACACTACGGTCGATCCCAAGGCGTACCGCCTGCGCATCCTGAACGCCGCCAACGACCGTTTCTTCAACCTGCACATGTACGTCGCGGACAGCAGCACCGCCAGCACCGCCCCCAACGCGGACGGCAACCCGATCGGCGGGACCGAGGTGGCCTTCAAGGCCGCCGAACTCGCCGCGGCGCAGCTCGACCCGAACGTGTTCCCGACTCCGGACACCACCCTCTCCCCGAAAGGTCCGGACTGGATCCAGATCGGCAGCGAAGGCGGCTTCCTCCCGGCACCGGCCGTGATCCCGCCGCAACCCATCACCTGGATCACCGATCCGACCCGCTTCGACGTGGGTAACGTGGACCAGCACTCCCTGGCACTGGCACCGGCCGAGCGCGCCGACGTGATCGTCGACTTCTCCAAGTACGCAGGCCAGACGCTGATCCTGTACAACGACGCCCCGGCGGCCTACCCGGCACGCGTGGCGAGCTACGACTACTACACCGGCGCACCCGACCTCTCTCCGGTCGGCGCCCCCGGCGTAATCCCGGGCTACGGCCCCAACACCAGGACCGTGATGCAGATCAGGGTCAACCCGCTGCCCGACCCGACGGTAACCCCGGCGCCTTTCGACCTCGCCTCGCTGCAGGCAGCGTTCGCACACCAGGCAGACGGCTCCGGTGTCTTCGAATCCGGCCAGCACCCGATCATCGTGGGCCAGGCCGCCTACAACTCGGCCTACGGCACCAACTTCCCGGCCGCCAGCTGGTGCAACGCCCCGGGCAGCAGCAACCAGTCGTGCGACGGCTTCGCCCGCATCTCCGACCAGGGCGGCGACCTGTTCGGCTTCAACACCCTGTTCTCGCCGACCACCAAGTTCCAGATCCCGCTGCAGCCCAAAGCGCTGCATGACGAGATGAACGCCGTGTCCTTCGACGAGTTCGGCAGGATGACCGCCAACATCGGCCTCGAGGCGGTTCCGGCAGCCCCGGGCGCACAGAACGTGATCCTCTACCCGTACGTCAACCCGGCAACCGAGCTGATCGACGGCACCAACCTGCCCAAGGGCGACCTGAACATCACCCCGATCTCGACCCAGGACGGCACCCAGATCTGGAAAATCACCCATAACGGCGTGGATACCCATCCGATCCACTTCCACCTCTACGACGTGCAGGTGATCAACCGCGTGACCTGGGACAACATCATCATCCCGCCGGATGCCAACGAGCTCGGCTGGAAAGACACCGTGCGCATCAGCCCGCTGGAGGACACCATCGTCGCCCTGAGGCCGATCGTACCGACGCTGCCGTTCGAGATCCCGAACAGCATCAGGATGCTCAACCCGATGATGCCGGCCGGCTCCACCGCGATGTTCGAGCCCACCGACGTCTCCGGCAACCCGACCAACCCGATCGTGAACCAGCTGGTCAACTTCGGTTGGGAATACGTATGGCATTGCCACATCCTGAGCCACGAGGAGATGGACATGATGCGTCCGGTCTCCCTGGCGCTGCCGCCTAAAGCTGCTGACGGCTTGGCCTTCACCACCGCCGGCTCCGGCAACAAGGCGCGGCTCACCCTGACCTTCAACGACAACTCCATCAGCGAGACCTCGTTCGTGGTGAAGAAAACCACTAACGGCACCACCTGGACCACCGTGGGCACCATCGCCTCTCCGCTGGACCAGGCCAACACCACCGGACCGAAGACGCTGCAGGATCCGGCCATCTACAACCCGAACGTGGTGGCCGAGTACCAGGTACTGGCGCTGAACACCGTCGGCTACGGCGGCCAGATGCCGAGCATGACCGTGCAGTCGGCCTCGGCACCGCTCTTCACCGGCAGCGCCCCGGTTGACCCGACCAACATGACCGCGACCCTCGTTGCCGGACCGAAGGTCACCATCACCTTTACCGACAACGCGGTCACCGAAACCGGATTCGTACTCGAGCGGTCCATGAACGGAGGGGCTTTCGTACAGATCGCAGCACTCCCGGCCCGCAGCAACACCGGCAACGTGAGCTACACCGACAACCTGACCCTGTCGGCAGCCGACACCACCTACACCTACCGCGTCGCCGCCGTGAACGTCGCCGGCCTCTCCGGGTACGCCGTGTCCCCGACCGTGCTGCTCCCGGCCCAGCCAGCCGCACCGGGGAGCTTCACCGCCACCAACGGCGCCAACAGCGGCAACAGCAGGAGCGTGATCCTTGCTTGGCAGGATCTCTCCAGCAACGAAACCGGCTTCACCATCCAGAGAGCCACCAACGCGACCTTCACCAAGGGGCTGAACAGCGTCACCGTGAATGCCGGGGTGACCACGCTGACCCAGACCGGGCTCTCCCGCAACACCCAATACTGGTACCGGATCATGTCCAATAACGGTACAATCGTTTCCTCCGGATGGGTGAACGCTACTCCGTTCCCCATCACCACCAACCCGTAGCATCAGCCGTCCTTGCCTGGGGAGGAGGTGCTGGTCCTCCTCCCCGGGGATTTTTTCCCCAACCAGTTGCAATGCAAAAGGCCCCCTGGCATCAGCAAGGGGGCCTTCGCATGTCCGCTGACCGGTTCCGGTCAGACCCTGAACCACTCCACCATCCCCTTCAGTTCCCCGGCCAGGCAGGAAAGGCCGGCGGAGGATTCCCGGATCCCGCTGCATGCCGTGCGCAGTTCGCGGGTGAGCCCCGCGATCTCGTCGACGTTTTGGCCGACCTCCGCGCTGGTCGCGGATTGCTCCTCGGTCGCGACCGCGATGCGCCGGACCATCTCGTGCACCTGTTCCACGTAGCTGGCCATCCGGTCTATGGCCTCCTCGGTGCCCTGGACCCGGCTCATGATGGTGCCGACCGCGGCACGTTCCTCGCTCATCTTGCGCACCGAGCGGTTCACGCTGTCCTGCATGGCCTTGACGGTGTGGCCGATTTCGGCGGTCGCCGCCGCGGTCCGCTCGGCGAGCTCCCTCACGTTGTCGGCCACCACCGCGAAGCCTCTTCCCTGCTCTCCGGCACGCGCCGCCTCGATGGCGGCGTTGAGCGCCAGCAGGTTGGTCTGGTCGGCGATGTCGCGGATCAGGACCCCGATCTCCGAGATCTGGGCGGACTGCCCGCTCAACTGTTCCACCATCCCCGCTGTTTCGGCAAAGGTGCCGGCGAACTGCTGCAGCTGCTCGGCGGTCTGCTGCATCGCCTGCTTGCCGGCGCCCGCGATCTCCTTCATGGTGCCCGCGGCCCCCGCGGTGGCCGCGGCGTTCTGGGCCATGTCGACGGTGGTGGCGGTCATCTGCGACATGGATAGCGCCGATTCCTCCACCCGGTGCGCCTGGCGTGCGGCCCCGTCTTCGAGGACGCCGGCCGTGGCGGCCATCTGTTCGGAGCTGCTGGCGAGGGTGGAGGTGGCGTCGCCGATCTTTCCCACCACGTTCCTGAGACTTGCCAGCATGCGCGCCATGGCAAGCTGGACGCGCCCTATCTCGTCCTTGCGGTCTGCGGCGATGCTTACGGCAAGGTTGCCTTCCGCCGCCTGTTCCGCCAGGGCGGTCAGCTGCTGAATGGGGTGGGAGATGCTCCGGAAGATCCAGATGCCGACCAGGTTGCCCAATAGCCCCGTGCAGACCGCGATGATCAGGATAAGGGTCATGCTGAAGCGTATGGTCCGGTTCACGGTCCCGATCGCCTGTTCCTGCCCCTCCTGTGCGGTCGAGACGGTCTTTTTCCCCTGCTCCGCCTGCTTGGCCACCACCTCCCGCAACCGGGCCGATCCCCGTTCCGCCTTTTCCTGGAACTGCATCTTCTGGCGCAGCTTGACCAGGATGCCGTCCTGCGCGAACACGGTGTCACGGATGCCGGCCAGGGAAGCGGTCACGCCCCCCAGGATGCGCAGCTCGGTTTGGGCCCCGGCCGCCTTCAGCTGTGTGGCGACCGATTTCTCGACCTGACGAAGGCGCGCGTAGCGCCGATCGAACTCGGCGGCGACCGCGTCGAGCTCTGCCGGGGTCTTGGCGAAGAACATGCGCCCCGACAGCCCCTCGAGCGACTTGCCCAGGGAGACCAGTTCGGTGTTGATGGAGAGGACGTCGACCGCGGCGTTGGCGCGCGACAGGTAGCCCGGGAGTTTGCCCGATATCTTCCCCACCTGCAGTTGCGCCTTGTCCACCTCGTCCTCGATCTCGTCGTCCACCTCGCTCAGCGCCTCCAGCGCCTCCTTGAGCTGCGCATCGCCCCGGCGGGGGTCGCTTCCCTCGGCGAGGGTCTTCATCAGCAGCTCCGTCTTGGCGGTGAAGGTGGCGAATTGGCCGCCGATCCGCTTGTTGTGCCGGATATTGCTGTTTTGCTGCACCTTCTTCAGCGCGCTCTGGTACAGGTTCCAGGCCTGCTTTTTGTCCGGCGCCCGCTGCATGTCGTAGAGGAGAAACTTCAGTTCCTTGAGGGAAACCTTGAGGGTCTCGATGCTCGCGATGTTCTTGGAGGTCTTGTCGGCCTCCTCGTTGGCGGTGGCGTAGGCCGAGGAACTGGAGCGCTGCAGCACGCTCACCTTGTTTTCGAGGTCCTGGAGCCGTGTACTCGCTTCCTGCCCTTTTTGCAGGATCAGCGCGTGGGCCTGGGCCGATTCCTTCTCCGAGGCCAGGCGGGCCGTCATGGTGGCATAGAGTTCCTGGGCGATGCTGCCGAATTCCGCCGCCGCTTCCAGCTTCTCACCGGAAATCGCCCCCAGTTTCTCCTGCGTGCCTTGTACCTCGGTGAGCGCTCTTTCCGCCTCTTTCTTTGCCGCGGCGAACTCCGCCTCGTTGCGGGCGGCGGCCACCTTGACGAGGTCTGCCGTGGCCCCTTGCAGGGCTCGCTGGAACTCCATGGTGCGCAGCTGGAAAGGGGTGCTTTTCTCGGTGAGATAGGAGAGTTTTCCCCTGATGGAGCTCATGCTGAGAAAACTCGCCAGGGAGACTGCGGCGACCGCCAGCAGAACGATACCGGCGTTGAGGATCAACTTCGACTTGATGGTCATGGGGCAAGGCTCCTTCCGCGCGTGATAATGCCGGCTGCCGGGCTCCGGTATTGTCACGCAACATGTACGGCTTTTCGGCGTGAACGCGGATTTCTTAAGAAGGGATCATCGGAACCATCATGAGGAATAAATGGCGAGGGTGGTGCGTTTTGTCCCGAGGGGAGGGGGGCAGCAGGCAGGTCAGCCGGTGGTGCCCAGCCCGGCGGCGATGGCATTCACCGTTTCCAGCAGCCGGAACAGGAGCCCTCCCGACATGGCGCTGTCCTTGCGCATCCCGTCCTGACGCCACTGACGCAGCAGGGCGATCTGGCGCTCATGCAGCACCTTGAGGGCTTCCTCGCGCCGGGCGAGCGAGCTGTGCACCGCCGCGCGCCGCTCGGCCAGTGAACCGCCGTAGATCTCCTCCAGCATGGTGACGGTGCGCCGGTACTCGCCGGCGATGGCGCCGACAATCGGCTCGCGGATCGCCTGGTCGCCGACCAGTTCCGCGTAGCGCTGCATGATCTCGAGGTTGGCGCTGGCGACACTGGTGGCTGCGTTGCTGATGATGTAATGCAGCACCGTCCAGCTCTGGCAGTTGCGGACCAGCTCTGCGAACAGGGCCGGCTCCTGGTTCATCAGTTCTTCCAGCGCGCAGCCGATGCCGTACCAGCCGGAGAGAAAGTAGCGGGCCTGGCTCCAGCTGAAGACCCAGGGGATGGCCCGCAGGTCCGCAAGGCTCGCCTGGGCGGTACGGCGTGCCGGACGGGAACCGATGCTGCTGGATTCGATGACATCGATGGGGGTTGCCTGCCGGAAGAAGGTGGCGAACCCGTCGCTCTCCAGCAGCTGCTGGTAGGCCACACGGCTGCGCTCGGCGAGGCGGTCCATGACCGGCTCCAGCGGGTGTCCAGGTCCCGGGCCGCCGCGCTGCGGGATGCTGACCCCGGCGGTGCCGGCGAGAAGCAGCTCCAGGTGGTAGGCGGCGTTGAGCGGGTTGGAGTACTTCTGGGAGATCACCTCGCCCTGCTCGGTGAGGCGCAGGTCGCCTGCGGCCGACCCTTCCGGAAGGCCGCGCAGGAAGCGGCTGGTGGGGCCGGCCCCGCGGCTGATGGTTCCCCCCCTGCCGTGGAAGAAGCGCAGCCGCACCCCCTGGCGTCGCCCGGCAGCCAGCATCGCTTCCTGGGCGCGGTACAGGCCCCACAGACTCGCCATGATCCCGCCGTCCTTGTTGCTGTCGCTGTAGCCGACCATGACCTGCTGCACCGGCTCGGCGCCGCACAGATGCGCGTGCGTGCGGCGGGTCATCGGATGCGCCAGGAACTGTTCCAGTATCAGGGGGCTTTCCTCCAGGTCCTTGATGGTCTCGAAGAGGGGGACGACGGGGAGCAGGCAGGCCAGCCCGTCACCGATCCTCACCACGAGCCCCGCTTCGCGCGCCAGGAGGTAGACCGCCAGCAGGTCGGAAAGGGAGCGGGTCATGCTGACGATGAGCGCGCCCAGCGACTCGGGGCCGTAATCGCGGATCTGGGCCGACAGGACGCGGTAGCAGCCGATCACGCTTTCGGCTTCCTTGCCGGGCCTCGCATCCGGGAGCAGGAAGGGGCGAGGCGAGGCGAGTTCGCGATCGAGGAAGGCGAGGCGCTCCGGTTCCCGCCACTGGGAAAAGCCGCGCTCGCTCACCCCTGCCGCGGCCAGCAACTGTTCCACCGCCTGGTCGTGGAAGGCGCTGTTCTGCCTGATGTCCAGCGAGGCCAGGTGGAAGCCGAACACCTCCACGCTGCGAAGAACCGGCACCACATCGGCAACGGCGAGCCGCGTGGCGCCCGTTGCCACCAGGGTGTCGCGGAGCAGGCGCAGGTCCTCCTCGAGCTCGGCGGGGCGGCAGTAGCGGGAACCGGCGTCGCCGCACAGGGTTTCCTCCCCTCCGGTTACGTCGACGGGAAGTTTCGCCTTCATCAGGTTCACCAGCTGGCGCCAGGGCTCCTGCGGGTTGCGCTTGAGCGCCTCGGCCCCCAGCGCCCCGGTCGGCGCGGCCAGTGTCTCCAACCGCCTGGTGAGTTCGGGGGGCGGGGGAAGCAGCAGCCGGGAGATGCTGAGCCTGCCCCCCAAGGTGGTGAGCTGTCCGTGGATCAACATCAAGGCGTTCAGCCTCAGCTCCTTCAGGGTGGCCTGGGTGACCTCGGGCGTCACCAGGGGGTGGCCGTCCCGGTCCCCGCCGACCCAGGTGCTGAAGGATACCCGGGGCAGGCGGTCGGTGAGCGGCGACAGGGGCCTGGTCAGCCCCGCCTCGCGCCAGGCCCGGCAGATCCTCTTGTCCAGGATCGCGACCACCTGGGGAAAGATCTCGCGCAGGTGGTAGATGATGGTCGCCAGTTCGTTCAGGACCTTCGGCTTCTCCAGGTGGATCTCGCCGGTGCGCCAGAGCCGCTCCAGCATGGCGACGATCTCCTCGCGGATCTCGTCCCGCTCCAGGGGGGTCCAGACCGTGTTCTCTCGCTTGACCAGCAGCAGGTAGAGCTCGCGCAGGTGTCTCAGTACGGAGGCGCGCTTGGCCTCCGTGGGATGGGCGGTCAGCACCGGTTCCACCCGGATCTGTCCCAGCAGATCCGCGATCTGTTGCTGCGGCACGCCGCTGCGGCTGAGCTTTTCCAGCACCCTCCCCCAAAGTCCCGGCTCGGCCACCAGCCCCTGGCTGGTCTCCACCGCCCGCCGCGTCTGCACCGAGAAGTTCTCCTCGGCCATGCTGAGCAGCTGGAACGCGATCGACCAGGCCCTGACGAACTTGCAGTCCTCGGAGGGGGCCATCGATCCGCTCTTCGGGAGGCACGCCGCGAGCTGCGACTCGCCCAGCCCGTTGAACATCTCGGCCAGACACTCCATCAGGTAGTCGAGGTCGCGCTGCAGTCTTTCGGGTATGGCCGCGTCGGTGTCGGGCATGACGACTCCTCCTTGCCTGTCTCCGTGCTGTGGGGGCACAGAGATGAATGATACCCGATAATCCTGTTCTGCAAACGGCGATCCGCCCCCTTGTTCATGTGTAAGTTCCTGTGCTATCGTCTTATTAAGGGGGGAGAAGGAGGCAATTTATGAAAACGCTACTGCTGGTACTCCTGGCGATTGTAGCGATCATCCTGACCGTCTGGCTGGTGCTGATCCCTGCCGGGGTGGTGGCCGGTTCCATCAAGGCCTTCCGCCAGGGCGAGCACGGTCACTGGGCCCACTGGAGAGGGTGGAGGCATCACGGCCCGCACTAGGCAAAGCGCATGATCGCAGGGGATAAAAAAAGGCCCTGAGCTTCATCGAAGCCGGGGCCTTTCTCTTTAAAAAGCGGCGCATCGGGATTACGGGACGCTGCGGAAGCCCCCTTTGTAGAAGTCCTCATCGTGCCCGAACGAATATGAAAAGTCCAACTCGTCGAGACATTCCTTGTTTGCCACCGGGATCTCGATGGTAAAGGGTTCGGTGCCGGCGAAGCGTCCGCTGAAGGCCTTTGTTTCTTTGGCCATGACTTTGCCTTTGGAGTCCAGCAGCTTCGCGGTTAGCTGCAGCGAGGTGTAGGGGAGATCCTGGCGGACGTTTTGCACCGTGCCGTCGATCCTGACCCCTTTGTCGGTTTCCTGTGCCTTCCACACGATGGCAACTTCATGGTTGCTGAATTGGTGGGAGGCATAGGCGGGGTTGGCGTCTTGTTTCGTGCGGGTGGACGCACAGGCGGTGATCATGGAAAGCATCATCACTGTCAAAGCGAGTTTTTTCAGCATAAGTCACCTCCGTTTAAGGTTGGGCGCTTGTAAACGAGCGCGTGAGACTCTTGGAGTCTAACGCAATTGTGACGGCGGGCAACTCGGGTATTTTAGGCGTTGCACTTATAATAACTCCCATGCCGCCTGCGACAAAAAAGCGGGGCGCCTCACGACGCCCCGCCCTCTCACTTGACCTGTGTTCCGATTACTTCTTATGCTCCGCTTCGCGGGTCATCGCGGCGGCGTCCGCCTTGATGTCAACCAGGTCCTTCTGCAGTTCTGCCAGTCCGTACCAGGTGACGTAGTCGGGGTTCATGTGGAACGCCCCCTGGAAGGCACGCATGCGGTGCTCCAGGAACATCACGTACAGGGTCTGCTCGATCGGGGTCCTGGTGTCGTAGAAGGTGAGCAGGTCCGGGTAGGCCGGCTGTCCTTTCTGCGGCTTGATGATCCCTTTCTCGTAGAGGCCGGCGACGATGGTGATCGCTTCGGCCATCAGCTTGTCGGCTTCCTTGATCATCTGGTCGGCATTGCCGAGCTGGGTCTTGGCGTAGGTCGCGCTGTGGCACTTGCTGCAGATGCCGACCATCTTGTCGCGGGACGCCTGCCACTCTTCCTTGGTGAGACGTGCTACTTTGCCCGCCTTGACCAGCTCGAGGCGGCCGGTCGGCTTGCCTGCCGGGTCGAGGACCCCGAGGCCTTTCAGGATGGTGACGCGGTAGCCCATCCACTCGGCGTCTTCTTCCGGCAGACGCAGGGCCAGGAAGCCCCAGGAGGTCATCACGTTGTGGTCGCCGTCGCCCATGTGGCAGGTCTGGCAGGTGGGGGCACGGCCGGTGTCACCTTCCATCTGGTAGATGGAGCCGTGCTTGGAGTTGGACCACATCTCCCACTGCGGGTG
It encodes the following:
- a CDS encoding phosphoenolpyruvate carboxylase, encoding MPDTDAAIPERLQRDLDYLMECLAEMFNGLGESQLAACLPKSGSMAPSEDCKFVRAWSIAFQLLSMAEENFSVQTRRAVETSQGLVAEPGLWGRVLEKLSRSGVPQQQIADLLGQIRVEPVLTAHPTEAKRASVLRHLRELYLLLVKRENTVWTPLERDEIREEIVAMLERLWRTGEIHLEKPKVLNELATIIYHLREIFPQVVAILDKRICRAWREAGLTRPLSPLTDRLPRVSFSTWVGGDRDGHPLVTPEVTQATLKELRLNALMLIHGQLTTLGGRLSISRLLLPPPPELTRRLETLAAPTGALGAEALKRNPQEPWRQLVNLMKAKLPVDVTGGEETLCGDAGSRYCRPAELEEDLRLLRDTLVATGATRLAVADVVPVLRSVEVFGFHLASLDIRQNSAFHDQAVEQLLAAAGVSERGFSQWREPERLAFLDRELASPRPFLLPDARPGKEAESVIGCYRVLSAQIRDYGPESLGALIVSMTRSLSDLLAVYLLAREAGLVVRIGDGLACLLPVVPLFETIKDLEESPLILEQFLAHPMTRRTHAHLCGAEPVQQVMVGYSDSNKDGGIMASLWGLYRAQEAMLAAGRRQGVRLRFFHGRGGTISRGAGPTSRFLRGLPEGSAAGDLRLTEQGEVISQKYSNPLNAAYHLELLLAGTAGVSIPQRGGPGPGHPLEPVMDRLAERSRVAYQQLLESDGFATFFRQATPIDVIESSSIGSRPARRTAQASLADLRAIPWVFSWSQARYFLSGWYGIGCALEELMNQEPALFAELVRNCQSWTVLHYIISNAATSVASANLEIMQRYAELVGDQAIREPIVGAIAGEYRRTVTMLEEIYGGSLAERRAAVHSSLARREEALKVLHERQIALLRQWRQDGMRKDSAMSGGLLFRLLETVNAIAAGLGTTG
- a CDS encoding multiheme c-type cytochrome; translated protein: MIHGLKKLGGALALVLMLAGAAFAGKSNCITCHEKVTPNIVKDFLSGEMGKSGGVDCSSCHGTAHQSAKDVAKVSMPTEKTCKECHTKQHDQYASGKHAAAWVAMDAMPTNKIQPHAYIQGMKGCGGCHKVGIRDEKSRADGQYGSPCNSCHTRHKFSKAEAKKPEACRTCHMGFDHPQWEMWSNSKHGSIYQMEGDTGRAPTCQTCHMGDGDHNVMTSWGFLALRLPEEDAEWMGYRVTILKGLGVLDPAGKPTGRLELVKAGKVARLTKEEWQASRDKMVGICSKCHSATYAKTQLGNADQMIKEADKLMAEAITIVAGLYEKGIIKPQKGQPAYPDLLTFYDTRTPIEQTLYVMFLEHRMRAFQGAFHMNPDYVTWYGLAELQKDLVDIKADAAAMTREAEHKK